The Fundidesulfovibrio putealis DSM 16056 genome segment CCAGCAGCACGTAGCGCACCAGGGTGTCCTCGCCCAGTTCCTGGAAGCGGGCGGCGTCACGCTTGTCTTCGGGCATGGACTCAAGGGCCAGATATTCAATGGCCAGCTTCTCCACCTTGCGAAGAGCGGAGAGTTGCGACTTGGGACCGACCACGCCGCGTTCGGCCATGATCTTGTCCTTGGCCTTTTCGGTAGGGTCGAGCTGATCGAAGAGGCGCGCGGTCTCAAAACCAAGCGACGCTCCGGCCTCGCCGGTTGCCCAGATGTCGGCCAGGCGCAGCACCGCGTCGGGCTTCTGCTGGATGCCCAGGTCGTACTTGGGGGTTCCGGCCACGGCGTCGCCGCCGCGATAGCGCTGGCGCTGGTAGCGGATCACGGGCTCCACGGCGGAAAGGAGCTTGGCGGTGCTCATGAGGGCCACGGGCACGCGGGTGCGATGGAACACCGCGCCGATGATCTCGGAGTGGGTGTAGTTGGGGACGATGACGCCGTCCTTCACCGTGTAGCCGCCCACGATGCGGCTGGCCGGGACCTTCAGGTTGAAGACGGGGTCGCGCGTGGAGGACAGCTGGTGCACCATCTTGAGGGTGGGCGCGCCGCGATCGAACAGGCCTTCGTCGGTGTCCTCGACGATGACGATGCAGGAGGTCTTGATGCGCGGGTCGTCGGTGTCCACGGCGCAGGTGGCGAAGTTGGCGAAGTCCATGCCGGTGATGAAGCGACCGCGCTTGTCCACCTGGAGCATGGGCTCCTTGCCGTCTTCCCACTCGGCCACGCGGACCTTGCCCACCAGGGTGTTGGTCTCGACGCCCACGTAGGGCAGCGGCTCGGTGAGGGCGAAGGCCCCACGGAATATCTTGCGGTCCTCGCCGGGCTGGGGCGGGACGCAGTTGCTCATGTAGTAGTCGCGCTGTTCCTGGGTGCCGCGCTCGTGGATGGGAGCCAGGGCCAGGTTGGTGGCCAGGGAGCAGGTGGCCGCCCCTGCGTCCACCCAGGAGAGTTCGAAGGCAACCAGGGCCAGGGCCAGGTTTTTCGGGCCTTCGATAAAGCCGCCCTGGTGCGGTTCCATGAACAGGGCGGTCAAACCGGAAGTGTCGAACGCTTCGAGGAGCTGTGCC includes the following:
- a CDS encoding acyl-CoA dehydrogenase family protein, whose translation is METLRTLPGDDVRQIMWRFADRYDIQMALQSARSLARTLVARLVAEGARNTHEWTDHKAQLLEAFDTSGLTALFMEPHQGGFIEGPKNLALALVAFELSWVDAGAATCSLATNLALAPIHERGTQEQRDYYMSNCVPPQPGEDRKIFRGAFALTEPLPYVGVETNTLVGKVRVAEWEDGKEPMLQVDKRGRFITGMDFANFATCAVDTDDPRIKTSCIVIVEDTDEGLFDRGAPTLKMVHQLSSTRDPVFNLKVPASRIVGGYTVKDGVIVPNYTHSEIIGAVFHRTRVPVALMSTAKLLSAVEPVIRYQRQRYRGGDAVAGTPKYDLGIQQKPDAVLRLADIWATGEAGASLGFETARLFDQLDPTEKAKDKIMAERGVVGPKSQLSALRKVEKLAIEYLALESMPEDKRDAARFQELGEDTLVRYVLLESLANILCPACKLWNTGHGATVMRESLALMGGYGITEDCPGFLFHKWADTQLEATYEGPEAVQRRQLSITMTNEVFLAKLRIWIDQFTLLAQEKPETGAGIVAKAMELWLWTLEFLHRAKDPSGARLYHNRRQNVTFPMADALCWIMASRCQVADLLELAEKGPENPIVAEGLEGTLGFLSDLSMVQAARAAGECARICATMVNGFGPQDEAELTAFDKLRSQLDRSLSGAALAKDRAGYALTQVMIPEALDYPM